A region of Paractinoplanes abujensis DNA encodes the following proteins:
- a CDS encoding ABC transporter permease, which produces MRKALYTLAGIAVFVVLWEGYKLVGNPEGTVLFGVRVLPRADDLSMPHLWSVLQRLGRPELTGGRPVWIVIVRACLFTLGITAAGFVIGAFVGLLLAVAMQRFRIVERGLLPYVILSQTVPLVALAPLVAGWGGTIMPAWATVSVIAAYLAFFPVAVGMLRGLQSPAASGVELMRSYAAGWWRTLVKLRFPASLPYLFPALRLAGAAAVVGAVVGEISTGTRGGIGRLIIEYSREATSDPAKVYTAMLGAALLGLVVAGLVSLLELPLMRHRRHVEVVTL; this is translated from the coding sequence GTGAGGAAAGCCCTGTACACCTTGGCCGGGATCGCGGTCTTCGTGGTGCTCTGGGAGGGCTACAAGCTCGTCGGCAACCCGGAGGGCACGGTGCTGTTCGGCGTCCGGGTGCTGCCGCGCGCCGACGACCTGTCGATGCCGCACCTGTGGTCGGTGCTGCAACGGCTGGGCCGACCGGAGCTGACGGGCGGACGGCCGGTGTGGATCGTCATCGTGCGGGCCTGCCTGTTCACGCTGGGCATCACGGCCGCCGGGTTCGTGATCGGCGCGTTCGTGGGGCTGCTGCTGGCGGTGGCGATGCAGCGCTTCCGGATCGTCGAGCGCGGCCTGCTGCCGTACGTGATCCTCAGCCAGACGGTGCCGCTGGTCGCGCTGGCGCCGCTGGTGGCCGGGTGGGGCGGCACGATCATGCCGGCCTGGGCCACGGTCTCGGTGATCGCCGCCTACCTGGCGTTCTTCCCGGTCGCGGTGGGCATGCTGCGCGGTCTGCAGTCGCCCGCGGCGAGCGGGGTCGAGCTGATGCGCAGCTACGCCGCGGGCTGGTGGCGCACGCTGGTCAAACTGCGCTTCCCGGCCTCGCTGCCCTACCTGTTCCCGGCGCTGCGGCTGGCCGGGGCGGCGGCGGTGGTGGGCGCGGTGGTGGGCGAGATCTCGACCGGCACGCGGGGCGGCATCGGCCGGCTCATCATCGAGTACTCCCGCGAGGCCACCTCGGACCCGGCCAAGGTCTACACCGCGATGCTCGGGGCCGCCCTGCTCGGCCTGGTCGTCGCCGGGCTGGTCAGCCTGCTGGAACTGCCGCTCATGAGACATCGGAGGCACGTGGAGGTGGTCACCCTATGA
- a CDS encoding ABC transporter ATP-binding protein — translation MSAVLVEGVTKVFNQGRTDEVVALSDVDLSVGNGEFVSLIGPSGCGKSTLLRLIADLIAPSTGTVTVAGKSAGAARREQAYGIAFQQAGLFEWRTVLKNVELPLELRGLSRAERTAKAREMLALVGLDEFAGHYPAQLSGGMQQRVAIARALAVRPPLLLMDEPFGALDEMTRERLQSELLGICAQTGTSTVFVTHSISEAVFLSDRVVVMSARPGRITASIPVTLESRDEAARQSPHYFECVTAVRQALRGTPLKSAT, via the coding sequence ATGAGTGCCGTGCTTGTCGAGGGCGTCACGAAAGTCTTCAACCAAGGCCGTACGGACGAGGTCGTCGCCCTGTCCGATGTCGACCTGTCCGTGGGCAACGGCGAGTTCGTGTCGCTGATCGGGCCGTCCGGGTGCGGCAAGAGCACGTTGCTGCGGCTGATCGCCGACCTGATCGCGCCCAGCACCGGCACGGTCACGGTGGCCGGCAAGAGCGCGGGGGCGGCGCGCCGGGAACAGGCGTACGGGATCGCCTTTCAGCAGGCCGGCCTGTTCGAGTGGCGCACTGTGCTCAAGAACGTGGAACTGCCGCTCGAACTGCGCGGGCTGTCGCGGGCCGAACGCACGGCCAAGGCCCGCGAGATGCTGGCCCTGGTCGGGCTGGACGAGTTCGCCGGGCACTATCCGGCTCAGCTCTCCGGGGGCATGCAGCAGCGGGTGGCTATCGCCCGGGCCCTGGCCGTACGGCCGCCGCTGCTGCTGATGGACGAACCGTTCGGGGCCCTGGACGAGATGACCCGCGAACGGTTGCAGTCCGAACTGCTCGGCATCTGCGCGCAGACCGGCACCAGCACCGTCTTCGTCACCCACTCGATCTCGGAGGCGGTGTTCCTCTCCGACCGGGTCGTGGTGATGTCGGCGCGGCCGGGCCGGATCACCGCGTCCATTCCGGTCACGCTGGAGAGCCGCGACGAGGCGGCCCGGCAGTCGCCGCACTACTTCGAGTGCGTCACGGCCGTGCGGCAGGCGTTGCGCGGCACTCCGTTGAAGAGCGCGACATGA
- a CDS encoding ABC transporter substrate-binding protein: MRPIRIFTAIAAASALLVAGCGTADQDSATPAPGGSGGALSPVKLQLQWFFQAQFAGYIAAVDQGFYKEQGLDVELLEGGVDIVPQTVLAQGKADYAVAWVPKALASREQGAGITDVGQIFGRSGTYQVAWKDSGITKAADLKGKKVGNWGFGNEFELFAGMTKAGLDPGKDVTLVQQQFDMQALLKKEIDAAQAMSYNEYAQLLEAKNPATGKLYTADDFSIIDWKTEGSSMLQDAVWANTEKLNDPAYQQQTVKFLTGTIKGWAFCRDNAEKCRDLVVAKGSKLGKSHQLWQTNETNKLIWPAPGGIGVIDEAAWKQTVDISMTTKNQTGDTVLTKTPEGLAFTNDYINQAITAAKAAGVDVNGTSFQPAQVTLTEGGA; the protein is encoded by the coding sequence ATGCGACCGATCCGGATATTTACTGCTATCGCCGCCGCGTCTGCTCTGCTCGTCGCCGGTTGCGGCACCGCCGACCAGGACTCCGCCACCCCGGCCCCGGGCGGCAGCGGTGGCGCCCTCAGCCCCGTCAAACTGCAGCTTCAGTGGTTCTTCCAGGCCCAGTTCGCCGGGTACATTGCCGCGGTCGACCAGGGCTTCTACAAAGAGCAGGGCCTCGACGTGGAACTGCTCGAGGGCGGCGTCGACATCGTCCCGCAGACCGTTCTCGCCCAGGGCAAGGCCGACTACGCCGTGGCCTGGGTGCCCAAGGCGCTGGCCTCCCGCGAGCAGGGCGCCGGCATCACCGACGTCGGTCAGATCTTCGGCCGCTCCGGCACCTACCAGGTGGCCTGGAAGGACAGCGGCATCACGAAGGCGGCCGACCTCAAGGGCAAGAAGGTCGGCAACTGGGGCTTCGGCAACGAGTTCGAGCTGTTCGCGGGCATGACCAAGGCCGGGCTCGACCCGGGTAAGGACGTCACGCTCGTGCAGCAGCAGTTCGACATGCAGGCGCTGCTCAAGAAGGAGATCGACGCCGCCCAGGCGATGAGCTACAACGAGTACGCCCAGCTGCTGGAGGCCAAGAACCCGGCCACCGGCAAGCTGTACACGGCCGACGACTTCTCGATCATCGACTGGAAGACCGAGGGCTCGTCGATGCTGCAGGACGCGGTGTGGGCCAACACCGAGAAGCTCAACGACCCGGCGTACCAGCAGCAGACCGTCAAGTTCCTGACCGGCACGATCAAGGGCTGGGCGTTCTGCCGCGACAACGCCGAGAAGTGCCGCGACCTGGTGGTGGCCAAGGGCTCCAAGCTCGGCAAGAGCCACCAGCTGTGGCAGACCAACGAGACCAACAAGCTGATCTGGCCCGCCCCCGGCGGCATCGGCGTGATCGACGAAGCCGCCTGGAAGCAGACCGTGGACATCTCGATGACCACCAAGAACCAGACCGGTGACACGGTGCTGACCAAGACCCCGGAAGGCCTGGCCTTCACCAACGACTACATCAACCAGGCCATCACCGCGGCCAAGGCGGCCGGCGTCGACGTCAACGGCACGTCGTTCCAGCCGGCCCAGGTCACCCTCACCGAGGGCGGCGCCTGA
- a CDS encoding ABC transporter permease: MRWVRAVLPPVAVGVLAIVLWEVAVTAGRIAPFILPAPSAIWAQLVEQRQNVWEAALASGTNALIGLVGGTVVGVLAAMASSRFRPLSEVSLPFAAVLNALPIIALAPILNNMFESTSSIPRRLVAAIIVFFPVFINTLRGLREVDPIHHELMHTYAASGWTFAVKVRLPSSLPHVFTGLRQASSLAVIAAVVAEYFGGLQNGLGSRITSAAAFTAYPRAWAFVVGACLLGLVFYLTTLLVERLAMPWRTRLIA; encoded by the coding sequence ATGAGGTGGGTCCGGGCCGTGCTGCCGCCGGTGGCCGTCGGGGTCCTCGCCATCGTGCTGTGGGAGGTCGCCGTCACGGCCGGGCGGATCGCACCGTTCATCCTGCCCGCGCCCTCGGCCATCTGGGCGCAACTGGTCGAGCAGCGGCAGAACGTTTGGGAGGCCGCGCTGGCCAGCGGCACCAACGCGTTGATCGGGCTGGTCGGCGGAACTGTGGTGGGTGTGCTGGCGGCGATGGCGTCGAGCCGGTTCCGGCCCCTGTCGGAGGTGTCGCTGCCGTTCGCGGCCGTGCTCAACGCGCTGCCGATCATCGCGCTGGCCCCGATCCTCAACAACATGTTCGAGTCGACCAGCAGCATCCCGCGCCGGCTGGTGGCCGCGATCATCGTGTTCTTCCCGGTCTTCATCAACACGCTGCGCGGCCTGCGTGAGGTCGACCCCATCCACCACGAGCTCATGCACACGTACGCGGCCAGTGGCTGGACCTTCGCCGTCAAGGTGCGCCTGCCCTCCTCGCTCCCCCACGTCTTCACCGGCCTGCGGCAGGCGTCGTCGCTCGCCGTCATCGCCGCGGTGGTCGCCGAGTACTTCGGTGGCCTGCAGAACGGGCTGGGCTCCCGGATCACGTCGGCCGCCGCGTTCACCGCCTACCCCCGTGCCTGGGCCTTCGTGGTCGGCGCCTGCCTGCTCGGACTCGTCTTCTATCTCACCACCCTGCTGGTGGAACGTCTGGCGATGCCCTGGCGTACGCGTCTCATCGCCTGA
- a CDS encoding TIGR03842 family LLM class F420-dependent oxidoreductase, with amino-acid sequence MDIGVVLQNNPPASQVVELAKMAEQQGFSHVWTFDSHVLWQEPFVIYSKILDETERVVVGPMVTNPGTRDWTVLASMFATLNEMYGNRTICGIGRGDSALRVLGAQPQTLAQLRESIGVIRGLANGEKVELRGTEQQFAWAPDSRLEVWVAAYGPKALALTGEVGDGYILQLADPDIAAWMIAAVRRAAERAGRDPMAIKFCVAAPAYVGDDLAHQREQTRWFGGMVGNHVADIVARYGGDGAVPQVLTDYIKGRQGYDYAEHGRAGNSHTTFVPDEVVDRFCLLGPVESHLKRLEELKALGVDQFAVYLQHDAKEETLTAYGESIIPAIS; translated from the coding sequence ATGGACATCGGTGTAGTGCTGCAGAACAACCCGCCGGCATCACAAGTGGTCGAGCTGGCCAAGATGGCGGAACAGCAAGGGTTCAGCCACGTCTGGACGTTCGACTCGCACGTGCTCTGGCAGGAGCCGTTCGTCATCTACTCCAAGATCCTCGACGAGACCGAACGGGTGGTCGTCGGGCCGATGGTGACCAACCCCGGCACCCGCGACTGGACCGTGCTGGCCTCGATGTTCGCCACCCTCAACGAGATGTACGGCAACCGGACCATCTGCGGCATCGGCCGGGGCGACTCGGCGCTGCGGGTGCTCGGCGCGCAGCCGCAGACCCTGGCCCAGCTGCGCGAGTCGATCGGGGTGATCCGCGGGCTGGCCAACGGCGAGAAGGTCGAGCTGAGGGGCACCGAGCAGCAGTTCGCGTGGGCCCCCGACAGCCGGCTGGAGGTGTGGGTGGCCGCGTACGGGCCGAAGGCTCTGGCCCTGACCGGTGAGGTCGGTGATGGCTACATCCTGCAGCTGGCCGACCCCGACATCGCCGCGTGGATGATCGCGGCGGTGCGGCGCGCGGCCGAACGGGCGGGCCGGGATCCGATGGCCATCAAGTTCTGTGTGGCCGCCCCGGCGTACGTGGGAGACGATCTCGCCCATCAGCGGGAGCAGACGCGCTGGTTCGGCGGCATGGTCGGCAATCACGTGGCCGACATCGTGGCCCGTTACGGCGGCGACGGCGCCGTGCCGCAGGTGCTGACCGACTACATCAAGGGCCGTCAGGGCTACGACTACGCCGAGCACGGGCGGGCGGGCAATTCGCACACCACGTTCGTGCCGGACGAGGTGGTCGACCGGTTCTGCCTCCTGGGGCCGGTCGAGAGTCACCTCAAGCGGCTCGAGGAGCTCAAGGCCCTGGGCGTCGACCAGTTCGCGGTCTATCTGCAGCACGACGCGAAGGAAGAGACGTTGACCGCGTACGGCGAGAGCATCATCCCGGCGATCTCGTGA